A part of Chthonomonadales bacterium genomic DNA contains:
- a CDS encoding Gfo/Idh/MocA family oxidoreductase has product MSQNPEKAGTTRREFFRHAAATAAVGVAATSAAKSSVYSLAPQRVIGANDRILTGHVGMGGQGMTHLRLLGENATDFNCQPIAVCDLYVRRKKQAQIDAKLSESQAFDDYGRLLENKDIDAVWVTTSDNWHAPIALAAMQAGKHVYIEKPMCRSIEEAYALFDAAKKTGRVVQVGSQGCSDQKWHVAGQVVKSGRIGKAIMAQGSYCRNGRDGEWNYYHIDEDASPRSSGDGYVNWEVFRKGLGPKEWDPDRYFRWRKYWAYGNGIMGDLFPHRLHPLMIALALPLEGDRGFPSRVASTGGIYVQKVNPVTGKPDREVPDLTNIVVDFPEEVTVMLLGSTINEQGWPDMIRGNKATLYFGGNGVKVQPERVWAEEVEGGIEPVPGEGERIETHQRNFLDCVRTSGVPNCNIDLALRAQVMISLGEMAYRKGKTMHFDPKTRKAFG; this is encoded by the coding sequence ATGAGCCAGAATCCGGAAAAGGCGGGCACTACGCGCCGTGAGTTCTTTCGGCACGCCGCCGCGACGGCGGCCGTCGGGGTCGCCGCGACGAGCGCGGCGAAGAGCTCGGTCTACTCCCTCGCCCCCCAGCGCGTCATCGGCGCCAACGACCGCATCCTGACCGGCCACGTCGGCATGGGCGGGCAGGGCATGACGCACCTTCGCCTGCTGGGCGAGAACGCCACCGACTTCAACTGCCAGCCCATCGCCGTCTGCGACCTCTACGTGCGCCGCAAGAAGCAGGCGCAGATCGACGCCAAGCTCTCGGAGTCGCAAGCGTTCGACGACTACGGCAGACTGCTCGAGAACAAGGACATCGACGCGGTCTGGGTGACGACCTCCGATAACTGGCACGCGCCGATCGCCCTGGCGGCCATGCAGGCCGGCAAGCACGTCTACATCGAGAAGCCGATGTGTCGCTCCATCGAGGAGGCGTACGCCCTCTTCGACGCTGCCAAGAAGACCGGGCGCGTGGTGCAGGTCGGCTCGCAGGGCTGCTCGGACCAGAAGTGGCACGTGGCCGGCCAGGTCGTGAAGTCCGGCCGCATCGGCAAGGCCATCATGGCGCAGGGCAGCTACTGCCGCAACGGGCGCGACGGCGAGTGGAACTACTACCACATCGACGAGGACGCCTCACCCAGATCCAGCGGCGACGGCTACGTCAACTGGGAGGTCTTCCGCAAGGGCCTCGGCCCCAAGGAGTGGGACCCGGATCGTTACTTCCGCTGGCGCAAGTACTGGGCCTACGGCAATGGGATCATGGGCGACCTCTTCCCGCATCGCCTGCATCCGCTGATGATCGCCCTGGCCCTCCCGCTGGAGGGCGACCGCGGCTTCCCGTCGCGCGTGGCTTCTACGGGCGGCATCTACGTTCAGAAGGTGAACCCGGTCACCGGCAAGCCGGACCGCGAGGTGCCCGACCTGACGAACATCGTGGTTGACTTCCCGGAGGAGGTCACCGTGATGCTGCTCGGCTCCACCATCAATGAGCAGGGCTGGCCGGACATGATTCGCGGCAACAAGGCCACCCTCTACTTTGGCGGTAACGGCGTGAAGGTTCAGCCGGAGCGCGTGTGGGCCGAGGAGGTCGAGGGCGGCATCGAGCCGGTGCCCGGCGAGGGCGAGCGCATCGAGACGCACCAGAGGAACTTCCTCGACTGCGTTCGCACCAGCGGCGTGCCCAACTGCAACATCGACCTCGCCCTCCGCGCGCAGGTCATGATCTCCCTCGGTGAGATGGCCTACCGCAAGGGCAAGACGATGCACTTCGACCCGAAGACCCGCAAGGCGTTCGGCTAG
- a CDS encoding FAD:protein FMN transferase, whose product MEELVTAACSAMATRFEIALWGGAPANLRGTAAEALAEIERLEAQLSAFRPDSDIADINARAAREPVVVEPRLFALLQRAAEITHETGGAFDITVGPLLRAWGFAGGSGAPPDPAALAAARAATGMGLVMLDADTWTVRFAREGVALDLGAIGKGYAIERAAGVVRGAGVGGALLHGGTSTVQAVGGRPDGTAWPVAIADPARAGERIRVVQLRDSALSVSAPHGKWFTQDGQMLGHVLDPRRGAPMRGASLAAVMGVSAIDSDALSTGLLVLGPSFLERLRSLPGVAGLLVLEGPDGSPRVVETPGPLDAFGAHGYTKT is encoded by the coding sequence ATGGAGGAGCTCGTGACGGCGGCTTGCAGCGCGATGGCCACCCGCTTCGAGATCGCCCTGTGGGGCGGGGCTCCGGCCAACCTGCGCGGGACGGCCGCCGAGGCGCTCGCGGAGATCGAGCGGCTCGAGGCGCAGCTCAGCGCCTTCCGTCCGGACAGCGACATCGCCGACATCAACGCGCGCGCGGCTCGCGAGCCGGTGGTCGTGGAGCCGCGCCTCTTCGCGCTGCTCCAGCGCGCCGCCGAGATCACCCACGAGACCGGCGGAGCGTTCGACATCACGGTCGGGCCTCTGCTTCGGGCCTGGGGGTTCGCGGGAGGGAGCGGCGCGCCGCCCGATCCCGCCGCGCTCGCCGCGGCCCGAGCCGCGACGGGCATGGGGCTCGTCATGCTCGACGCCGACACGTGGACCGTGCGGTTCGCGCGCGAGGGCGTGGCGCTCGACCTGGGCGCGATCGGCAAGGGCTATGCCATCGAGCGCGCCGCGGGCGTTGTGCGCGGTGCCGGGGTGGGCGGCGCGCTACTGCACGGCGGCACGAGCACCGTACAGGCGGTGGGCGGCAGGCCCGACGGCACCGCGTGGCCCGTCGCCATCGCCGATCCCGCTCGCGCCGGCGAGAGGATCCGGGTGGTGCAGTTGCGCGACTCGGCGCTGTCGGTCTCTGCGCCGCACGGTAAGTGGTTCACGCAGGACGGCCAGATGCTCGGGCACGTCCTGGACCCCCGACGCGGCGCGCCGATGCGCGGCGCGTCGCTGGCGGCGGTGATGGGCGTGTCCGCCATAGACAGCGACGCGTTGTCGACCGGGCTGCTCGTGCTCGGCCCCTCCTTCCTGGAGCGGCTCCGCTCGCTGCCGGGCGTCGCCGGCCTCCTGGTGCTCGAGGGGCCCGACGGCTCGCCACGCGTGGTCGAGACGCCCGGACCGCTTGACGCCTTCGGCGCGCACGGGTATACTAAAACCTGA
- a CDS encoding carbonic anhydrase, whose amino-acid sequence MSVIDETLKANERYAAGFALAGLPMPPGRHLAVVACMDARLTVEEMLGLKTGDAHVIRNAGAYVTDDVLRSLVISQRLLGTREVAIISHTDCGMLTFKGDELRDRLEKETGASPVTPVAFHEFSDLDGNVREGIRRVRSYPWTPSSILVRGFVYDVKSGKLREVTA is encoded by the coding sequence ATGAGCGTGATAGACGAGACCCTTAAGGCAAACGAGCGCTACGCCGCCGGCTTCGCTCTGGCCGGACTGCCCATGCCGCCGGGACGGCATCTTGCCGTCGTGGCGTGCATGGACGCCCGGCTGACGGTGGAGGAGATGCTCGGACTGAAGACTGGCGACGCGCACGTCATTCGCAACGCGGGGGCGTATGTCACGGACGACGTGCTGCGCTCGCTGGTGATCTCGCAACGCCTGCTGGGCACGCGCGAGGTCGCCATCATCAGCCACACCGACTGCGGGATGCTCACCTTCAAGGGCGATGAGCTACGCGATCGGCTGGAGAAGGAGACCGGCGCGTCGCCAGTGACGCCCGTGGCGTTCCACGAGTTCTCCGATCTCGACGGCAACGTGCGCGAGGGGATCCGGCGCGTACGATCCTACCCGTGGACCCCGAGCTCCATCCTGGTTCGCGGCTTCGTGTACGACGTTAAGAGCGGGAAGCTGCGCGAGGTGACCGCCTGA
- a CDS encoding WecB/TagA/CpsF family glycosyltransferase translates to MAATPRPSADRVQLHGLGVDRVTMDDTLALIDAFVREGGPHHIVTLDSSMCVTARADAELREIVRAAELVTPDSVGVLWACRRAGCPLPEQVSGVDIVDRLCARSAERGHRLFFLGGAPGVAEDAAKRMATRFPGCQVVGTRDGYFRPEEEAGVLEAIGHARPDVLCVAMGIPRQEKWIARNRDRLCVPVLIGVGGTLDVASGRVSRAPRWVRRANAEWLYRLLRNPRKLVKALTLPRFAWMTLRAPRARP, encoded by the coding sequence ATGGCGGCAACCCCGCGGCCCTCCGCGGACCGAGTGCAGTTGCACGGGCTGGGTGTCGACCGCGTGACGATGGACGACACCCTCGCGCTGATTGACGCCTTTGTGCGCGAGGGCGGGCCCCACCACATCGTCACCCTCGATTCCTCGATGTGCGTGACAGCGCGCGCCGACGCGGAGTTGCGCGAGATCGTGCGGGCGGCCGAGTTGGTGACGCCGGACAGCGTCGGCGTGCTCTGGGCCTGCCGCCGGGCCGGGTGCCCGCTGCCGGAGCAGGTGTCGGGCGTAGACATCGTCGACCGCCTGTGCGCGCGCTCCGCTGAGCGGGGCCACCGGCTCTTCTTCCTGGGCGGCGCGCCGGGCGTGGCGGAGGACGCGGCGAAGCGCATGGCCACGCGCTTTCCGGGCTGTCAGGTCGTGGGAACGCGCGACGGCTACTTCCGGCCGGAGGAGGAGGCGGGGGTGCTGGAGGCCATCGGCCATGCCCGCCCGGACGTGCTCTGCGTGGCGATGGGGATCCCGCGGCAGGAGAAGTGGATCGCGCGCAACCGCGACCGCCTGTGCGTTCCCGTCCTGATCGGAGTCGGCGGAACGCTTGACGTCGCCTCCGGGCGCGTGAGCCGGGCGCCTCGCTGGGTGCGGCGCGCCAACGCGGAGTGGCTGTACCGCCTGCTACGCAACCCGCGCAAGCTGGTGAAGGCGCTGACGCTCCCGCGCTTCGCGTGGATGACGCTGCGGGCGCCGCGAGCGCGGCCGTAG
- a CDS encoding prepilin-type N-terminal cleavage/methylation domain-containing protein, with amino-acid sequence MPRSKGFTLIELLVVIAIIAILAAILFPVFAQAREQARKTSCLSNVKQITLASLMYIQDYDETLVGPAIRTRGAPATNLTPYFWSANWKTWPEMLFPYVKSLDLYTCPNRRDSPAYTYCINVNSSNDDYPGPPTPPGNWFDGNSDGTPKAGQSTVAQAAVVAPASTIWFYDANSSIYQEGLNTWADLEALAAQFPADARSLEIDGSETIGQLFATGGGAVDNSTLIREPHRHTSGFNIGWCDGHAKFLRPSAVKPEWWNIEQIPQPVE; translated from the coding sequence ATGCCGAGAAGCAAGGGTTTCACTCTCATTGAATTGCTCGTGGTCATCGCGATCATCGCGATCCTGGCCGCAATCCTCTTCCCGGTCTTCGCCCAGGCCCGCGAGCAGGCCCGCAAGACCTCCTGCCTCTCCAACGTGAAGCAGATCACGCTTGCGTCCCTCATGTACATCCAGGACTATGACGAGACCCTCGTCGGTCCCGCCATCCGCACGCGGGGGGCGCCGGCCACCAACCTGACCCCCTACTTCTGGAGCGCCAACTGGAAGACCTGGCCGGAGATGCTCTTCCCGTACGTGAAGAGCCTCGACCTCTACACGTGCCCGAATCGCCGGGACTCGCCTGCCTACACCTACTGCATCAACGTTAACTCGTCCAACGACGACTACCCCGGACCGCCGACCCCGCCCGGCAACTGGTTCGACGGCAACAGCGACGGCACGCCCAAGGCCGGTCAGTCTACCGTGGCGCAGGCCGCCGTGGTCGCCCCCGCCAGCACGATCTGGTTCTACGACGCCAACTCCTCCATCTACCAGGAGGGCCTGAACACCTGGGCCGATCTCGAGGCGCTCGCGGCCCAGTTCCCCGCCGATGCCCGCAGCCTGGAGATCGATGGCAGCGAGACGATCGGTCAGCTTTTCGCCACCGGCGGAGGCGCCGTGGACAACAGCACCCTGATCCGCGAGCCCCATCGCCACACCAGCGGCTTCAACATCGGTTGGTGCGACGGCCATGCCAAGTTCCTGCGCCCGTCGGCCGTAAAGCCGGAGTGGTGGAACATCGAGCAGATCCCGCAGCCGGTCGAGTAG
- the ggt gene encoding gamma-glutamyltransferase, whose protein sequence is MQDGRATRGIVVARGGVAAASQPLAVSAALAILAHGGTCADAAIAASAVLTVVEPYASHIGGDAFVVYYDADARATTAFNGSGTAPALACAGAFPDGIPDRGPSAASVPGIVDLWFTLHERFGSFPVETLLAPAISYAGEGFPAGHRYSRVFAAAAASPGDPWVARALPVLGGGTPTPRPGERVVQPDLARTMAEVAHGGRAAFYEGPVAERIEAFCKANGGLIGREDLAAHRTEVREPLRVDYRGYTVHGQPPVSQGVILLEELNLVERFPLAAMQPASADAVHVMVEAKKLAFADRYANLGDPRCVAVPIAELLSKEHAARRACRIDMSRAGPSALAADEGRDTTYFCVVDGRGNAISFIQSVFWAFGSGVVVDGTGILLNNRMTGFSMDPASPNALAPGRRPVHTLNAYVVTRDDELVWVGGTPGGNVQVQSNLQVLCNVIDFGMDPQRAVEAPRWQHSDEGGATGVLEIEARIDPGVVAELRRRGHDVRSVGPWSHGSSYQLIWRDRETGSYHAGSDPRCDGHAAGF, encoded by the coding sequence ATGCAGGACGGTCGTGCGACGCGCGGCATCGTTGTCGCGCGCGGAGGCGTGGCGGCGGCCTCGCAACCGCTCGCGGTCTCCGCGGCGCTCGCGATCCTTGCCCACGGCGGGACCTGTGCCGACGCGGCGATCGCCGCCTCGGCGGTCCTCACGGTGGTCGAGCCCTACGCCAGCCACATCGGCGGCGATGCGTTCGTCGTTTACTACGACGCGGACGCTCGGGCTACGACGGCCTTCAACGGCTCCGGCACGGCTCCCGCGCTTGCCTGCGCCGGCGCGTTCCCCGACGGTATACCGGACCGCGGCCCGAGCGCCGCGAGCGTGCCGGGGATCGTCGACCTGTGGTTCACCCTTCACGAGCGCTTCGGCTCCTTCCCGGTCGAGACGCTCCTCGCCCCGGCCATCAGCTACGCAGGTGAGGGTTTCCCGGCGGGCCACCGGTACTCGCGTGTTTTCGCCGCGGCCGCAGCCTCTCCGGGAGACCCGTGGGTGGCCCGCGCCCTTCCCGTGCTGGGCGGTGGCACGCCGACCCCCCGGCCAGGCGAGCGCGTTGTGCAACCCGACCTCGCCCGCACCATGGCCGAAGTGGCGCATGGCGGCCGGGCCGCGTTCTATGAGGGCCCCGTGGCGGAGCGTATTGAAGCGTTCTGCAAGGCCAACGGCGGCCTCATAGGCCGCGAGGACCTTGCGGCCCACCGCACGGAGGTGCGGGAGCCGCTGCGCGTGGATTACCGCGGCTACACCGTGCACGGCCAGCCTCCAGTCTCGCAGGGCGTGATCCTCCTTGAGGAACTGAACCTCGTGGAGCGCTTTCCGCTGGCCGCCATGCAGCCGGCGAGCGCCGACGCCGTGCACGTGATGGTGGAAGCCAAGAAGCTGGCGTTCGCCGATCGGTACGCGAACCTCGGCGATCCTCGGTGCGTTGCGGTGCCCATCGCCGAGTTGCTCTCGAAGGAGCACGCGGCGCGGCGGGCGTGCAGGATCGACATGTCGAGGGCCGGACCGTCCGCCCTCGCTGCGGACGAAGGCCGCGACACGACGTACTTCTGCGTGGTCGACGGCAGGGGCAACGCGATCAGCTTCATCCAGAGCGTCTTCTGGGCCTTCGGCTCGGGCGTCGTTGTCGATGGGACGGGGATCCTCCTGAACAACCGCATGACGGGCTTCTCGATGGACCCCGCAAGCCCGAACGCCCTGGCTCCGGGCAGACGGCCCGTTCACACGCTCAATGCCTATGTGGTTACTCGCGACGACGAGCTGGTGTGGGTCGGCGGGACGCCCGGCGGCAACGTGCAGGTGCAGAGCAACCTGCAGGTGCTGTGCAACGTGATCGACTTTGGCATGGATCCCCAGCGCGCCGTCGAGGCGCCACGATGGCAGCATTCCGACGAGGGCGGCGCAACCGGCGTGCTCGAGATCGAGGCTCGGATCGATCCTGGCGTGGTCGCGGAGTTGCGCCGGCGCGGCCACGACGTGCGCTCCGTTGGACCGTGGTCGCACGGCAGCAGCTACCAGCTCATCTGGCGAGATCGCGAGACGGGCAGCTACCACGCTGGCTCGGACCCACGCTGCGACGGCCATGCAGCCGGTTTCTGA
- a CDS encoding glycoside hydrolase family 15 protein, with translation MPRDLVLGNGSLLAAFDRDLSLRDLYWPLVGMPNHLSGHYARLGVWVDGRFAWSADPTWERTPEYLPGTLVTNATLHSAELGIRLTVQDCVYHRADILLRRFGIEDLAGRGREVRLFLGNDLHIAETDIGDTAFYDPFADAVIHYKRSFYFLAGGAGPEGGLHQYATGIKGFGGAEGTWRDAEDGELSGNAVAQGSVDSVISVRALLDPHGRAEARAWLCAGPDHGTVRRLHTMAAGRFNTLLQNTRHYWMAWSDRDQERVSRLPPAVAALFRRSLLVMRTNIDRRGAIIAANDSDIMQTARAHYSYMWPRDGALVADALDRLGFEDISRRFFLFCGRVLPKDRAVLLHKYSADGSWGATWHPWVVQGMHEVPFQEDSTALVLWALWRHYERCRDLEFVESVYDEMVLPCADFIAEHRDPATGLPLPSYDLWEERRGVHAYTCATVHAALTAAANLSAVFEDGHAERYREAAQAVRKGMEEHLWDAEANRFARRLILSDPGSTAAIERDLTIDSALYGLFAFGAFGADDPRIQSTMRAFITRLWVQSDVGGMARYEGDYYFRRSEDTGRVPGNPWLICTLWAAQWFVAQAHSVEELVPAMELLMWACRHALPSGVLPEQLHPYTGEPLSVAPLTWSHAEFVATVLDYLDRQDALSARPV, from the coding sequence ATGCCACGTGATCTTGTCCTCGGCAACGGCTCGCTGCTCGCGGCCTTCGACCGCGACCTGTCGCTGCGCGACCTCTACTGGCCCCTCGTCGGGATGCCCAACCATCTGTCAGGGCACTACGCGCGCCTCGGCGTGTGGGTGGATGGCCGCTTCGCCTGGTCCGCCGACCCCACCTGGGAGCGAACGCCGGAGTACCTGCCGGGAACGCTGGTGACCAACGCGACGCTTCACTCGGCCGAGCTGGGAATCCGACTCACGGTGCAGGACTGCGTCTACCATCGCGCCGACATCCTGCTGCGCCGCTTCGGCATCGAGGACCTGGCTGGACGGGGGCGCGAGGTGCGGCTGTTCCTCGGCAACGACCTGCATATCGCCGAGACCGATATCGGTGACACCGCGTTCTATGACCCGTTCGCCGACGCCGTGATCCACTACAAGCGCTCGTTCTACTTCCTGGCGGGCGGAGCGGGCCCCGAGGGCGGCCTCCATCAGTATGCCACCGGCATCAAGGGCTTTGGCGGCGCGGAGGGGACGTGGCGCGACGCCGAGGACGGCGAGCTCTCCGGGAACGCGGTGGCGCAGGGCTCAGTCGATTCGGTGATCAGCGTGCGTGCGCTCCTCGATCCGCACGGCAGGGCGGAGGCTCGCGCCTGGCTGTGTGCCGGACCCGACCATGGGACGGTGCGCCGTCTGCACACGATGGCCGCGGGTCGCTTCAATACACTCCTGCAGAACACGCGTCACTACTGGATGGCATGGTCGGACCGCGATCAGGAGCGCGTCTCGCGGCTTCCTCCGGCCGTGGCCGCCCTCTTTCGGCGCAGCCTGCTCGTGATGCGCACGAACATCGACAGGCGAGGCGCGATCATCGCCGCCAACGACTCGGATATCATGCAGACGGCGCGCGCGCACTACTCGTACATGTGGCCGCGCGACGGCGCCCTCGTGGCCGACGCGCTCGATCGGTTGGGCTTTGAGGACATCTCCCGGCGCTTCTTCCTCTTTTGCGGGCGCGTGCTGCCGAAGGACCGCGCCGTGCTCCTGCACAAGTACAGCGCCGACGGCTCGTGGGGAGCCACCTGGCACCCCTGGGTGGTCCAGGGCATGCACGAGGTGCCCTTTCAGGAGGACAGCACCGCGCTCGTGCTCTGGGCACTGTGGCGGCACTACGAGCGCTGCCGCGACCTGGAGTTCGTCGAGTCGGTCTACGACGAGATGGTGCTGCCCTGCGCCGACTTCATCGCGGAGCACCGGGACCCCGCGACGGGGCTGCCGCTGCCCTCTTACGACCTCTGGGAGGAGCGGCGCGGGGTCCATGCCTACACGTGCGCTACCGTGCACGCGGCGCTGACGGCCGCCGCCAACCTCTCGGCCGTGTTTGAGGATGGCCACGCCGAGCGCTATCGCGAGGCCGCACAGGCCGTGCGCAAGGGCATGGAGGAGCATCTGTGGGACGCCGAGGCGAACCGGTTCGCCCGCCGTCTGATCCTGTCCGATCCGGGCTCGACGGCCGCCATCGAGCGCGACCTGACCATCGACAGCGCGCTGTACGGGCTCTTCGCCTTCGGGGCATTTGGGGCCGACGACCCGCGTATCCAGTCCACGATGCGCGCGTTCATCACGCGGCTCTGGGTGCAGTCCGATGTCGGCGGGATGGCAAGGTACGAGGGCGATTACTACTTCCGGCGCAGTGAGGACACCGGCCGCGTACCCGGCAACCCGTGGCTCATCTGCACGCTCTGGGCCGCCCAGTGGTTCGTGGCTCAGGCGCACAGCGTGGAGGAGCTCGTGCCCGCGATGGAGCTGCTGATGTGGGCCTGCCGCCACGCCCTACCCTCCGGCGTGCTGCCCGAGCAGCTTCACCCGTACACGGGGGAGCCGTTGTCGGTGGCTCCGCTGACATGGAGCCACGCCGAGTTCGTCGCAACGGTGCTGGACTACCTGGATCGACAGGACGCGCTGTCAGCGCGCCCCGTGTAG
- a CDS encoding GNAT family N-acetyltransferase produces MSAVIRLAHTPAERQACIDVRMRVFVEEQGVPVGEEIDAQDEEADHFLVDEDDTVVGTARLVAVGAGVGKIGRVALLPEVRGRGIGRDLMWYVMGAGFRRFAELILDAQLTAIRFYERLGFEAEGPVFLDAGIEHRRMRCAR; encoded by the coding sequence ATGAGCGCCGTCATCCGGCTCGCCCACACTCCCGCCGAGCGACAGGCGTGCATCGACGTGCGAATGCGCGTGTTCGTGGAGGAGCAGGGCGTGCCGGTTGGGGAGGAGATCGACGCTCAGGACGAGGAGGCGGACCACTTTCTCGTTGATGAGGACGACACGGTGGTCGGCACCGCGCGCCTGGTGGCGGTCGGTGCGGGCGTCGGCAAGATCGGCCGGGTCGCGCTCCTGCCCGAGGTTCGCGGGCGCGGGATCGGGCGCGACTTGATGTGGTACGTGATGGGCGCGGGCTTCCGCCGGTTCGCCGAGCTCATCCTGGACGCGCAGCTCACGGCGATACGCTTCTACGAGCGTCTGGGCTTCGAGGCGGAGGGGCCCGTCTTCCTGGACGCGGGCATCGAGCACCGCCGAATGCGGTGCGCGCGCTGA
- a CDS encoding aminotransferase class III-fold pyridoxal phosphate-dependent enzyme: protein MGSLACRSSEEMLGELGRYVRASPFPFAIDLAASEGMWLATVEGRRLFDWAGYYGSKLIGHNHPRLYEPDYVRRLALAANNKVANPDFLTAECLEYYRLVHSLAPACMCNPDLEVYVVNSGAEAVENMMKYFMNLHRQRSGGAPGSGAGRRFIYFDRAFHGRTVFALNVTELPHDPVVTRDFHGFDQGNLPVAFPAIDTDASPEAGRAEAARALAEVRRLLAAHLDEVAGIVVEPLQGAGGHRLAAPEFYRGLSALAHEYGVFLGFDEVQTAGGQTGTFFAIDQLDLPYPPQAVAAAKKLACGVVFMLHPMEDRGVLDSTWGGTLADMVRFVQEMRVVREERLIDQVPARAARLVAALRRLAARHRSVLGNVRGMGLYQGFSLRSPDLKRRLVADALEREDLLLLGAGPDTVRLRPCLGVTDAEIDLFEARLERSVARTAAASA, encoded by the coding sequence ATGGGATCGCTGGCGTGCCGGTCAAGCGAAGAGATGCTGGGCGAGTTGGGCCGGTACGTCCGGGCGTCCCCCTTCCCGTTCGCGATCGACCTCGCGGCGTCCGAGGGGATGTGGTTGGCGACCGTCGAGGGCCGGCGCCTCTTCGACTGGGCTGGCTACTACGGATCGAAACTGATCGGGCACAACCACCCTCGTCTCTATGAGCCCGACTATGTCCGGCGGCTCGCGCTCGCGGCCAACAACAAGGTGGCCAACCCGGACTTCCTGACGGCGGAGTGCCTGGAGTACTACCGCCTCGTGCACAGCCTGGCCCCGGCCTGCATGTGCAACCCGGACCTCGAGGTCTACGTCGTGAACTCCGGCGCCGAGGCCGTTGAGAATATGATGAAGTACTTCATGAATCTCCATCGGCAGCGCTCCGGCGGCGCACCCGGCAGCGGCGCAGGGCGACGTTTCATCTACTTCGACAGGGCCTTCCACGGCCGCACCGTCTTTGCCCTCAACGTCACCGAGCTCCCCCACGACCCGGTGGTCACGCGCGATTTCCACGGCTTCGACCAGGGAAACCTCCCCGTGGCCTTCCCCGCCATCGACACGGACGCGTCTCCGGAGGCTGGCCGGGCCGAGGCGGCGCGCGCGCTCGCGGAGGTGCGGCGGCTGCTCGCGGCGCACCTCGACGAGGTGGCCGGCATCGTCGTGGAGCCGCTTCAGGGCGCGGGCGGCCATCGCCTCGCCGCGCCCGAGTTCTACCGTGGCCTCAGCGCGCTCGCGCACGAGTACGGCGTCTTCCTCGGGTTCGACGAGGTGCAGACCGCTGGCGGGCAGACAGGCACCTTCTTCGCCATCGACCAGCTTGACCTGCCCTACCCTCCTCAGGCCGTCGCCGCAGCGAAGAAGCTCGCCTGCGGGGTCGTCTTCATGTTGCACCCGATGGAGGATCGCGGCGTGCTGGACTCCACCTGGGGCGGCACCCTGGCCGACATGGTGCGTTTCGTCCAGGAGATGCGCGTGGTACGCGAGGAGCGGCTGATCGACCAGGTGCCGGCCAGAGCGGCGCGGCTGGTGGCGGCGCTGCGGCGCCTGGCGGCGCGCCACCGCTCCGTGCTCGGCAACGTGCGCGGCATGGGCCTCTATCAGGGGTTCTCCCTGCGCTCGCCCGACCTCAAGCGCCGGCTCGTGGCCGACGCCCTGGAGCGCGAGGACCTCCTGCTGCTGGGAGCGGGCCCCGACACCGTTCGGCTGCGGCCGTGCCTCGGCGTGACGGACGCCGAGATCGACCTGTTCGAGGCCAGGCTGGAGCGGAGCGTGGCGCGCACTGCCGCGGCGAGCGCGTGA